From Bradyrhizobium erythrophlei:
GCGCCGGTAGCCCGGGAGGCGGATAGCATCGACCCGAAGAAAATATTTCCACGCCTGCAGTCACCCCACGGCGATCGGTATGTTCGGGCGGCTGATTGACATCGCGCGCCTGCGGGCGCAATTTTCTGACCATTGCGCAAGGGAGTTTAAGGTGACTTCCAGCTGCTGGCTCTGCGAGCAACGCCAAGCGGGAACGCGCCCGGTGCGCGGCGGTGGTCGCGCTTGCGTTGACGCCTCCGGTTCACGCGCAGGAACACTGCGAACTGGGTGTGACGATCGCCGAATTCATGATCGGCCAGATCATTCCTTAGGGTGGGCTGGCCTCGCCTTCTTTAGCCTTTGCCTCATGCCGGACCGTACAACAGCTTGTTTTGCAGCGCGCCGTCGCGTTGCGAAGACCGGCTTCAGATATGGTTGCCCTCGGCTCTTTTAGTAGCTGGGGCCGTCGCAATGACCTTGGAAGAAGACCTTGAACCATCTGAGGGAGCAGCGATCATGAATAAAATGACTATGGCGGCAAGTCTCGGTCTCGCTTGCCTGCTCAGCACTGCAACGGTTGCCCTTGCGGCGGATCCGGGCGCCGAAGACCCCAACAATTGGCCGCAATATCATCGGACGAGCAATGCGTGGCGCTACAGCCCGCTCGACCAGATCAACAAGGATAACGTCAGCAAACTTTCAGTCGCCTGGATCGCCCAGGGCGGCGATATCACGATGGGGATTCAGGAAACCCCGTTGGCCATAGACGGGGTAATCTATTCGATAACGGCTGGCAATCGGGTGGCGGCGCTCGACGGAAAGACTGGGCGGGAACTCTGGAGCTATGAGCCAAAGCTTGATCCGCTCACGAAGAAGGTGCTGTTCTCGCCTTATAGCCGTGGCGTCGCGGTGGGCCACCGCATGGTCTTCATCGGGACTGTGGATGGGCGCGGCATCGCTCTAGATCAAAAAACCGGCAAGGTAATTTGGGAGGTCCAATTAACCGATTTCACGAACTGCCATGGCTGCAATTTCACGTCGCCGCCCGTCGTTGCCGGCGACATCCTGACTTTCGGCTCGACAGCCGGCGAACTCGCGACCCAAGGGAAAATCTACGGGGTCGACGCAAAAAGCGGCAAGAAGCTCTGGGAATTCAACACCATCAAGAACGACCCGAAGAGTTGGCCGGGCGAGAGCAGCAAATATGGGGGCGGCGGCGCCTGGATGCCGGGTACCTATGACGCGGAGACAAACACTGTCTTCTATGGCACCGGCAATCCGGGAAAGGACTTCATCAACGCAGACCGGGAAGGCGATAATCTCTACACCGATTCAGTCGTCGCGCTCGATCCCAGGACCGGTCAGCTGAAATGGCACCGGCAGGAGATCAAACAGGATGTGTGGGATTACGATTCGGCTTACGAGGTGATGCTGTACAAGAAGGACGGCAAGGACTTGATCGTCCACATGAACAAGAGCGGCTATGCTTTCGTCCTCGACAAGAATGACGGGAAAATCGAAAACATTTGGCCGCTCAGCGACGTCAAGAATTTTGTAAAGGACATCGACAAGAAGACCGGAGAATTGATCGGCCGCCTCGAACTGCCAATGAACGAGGAGACGCTGGTCTGCCCGTCGACCTTTGGCGGGCGTAGCTGGAATGCGGGCGCCTACAACCCGAAGAGCGGGTTGTGGTACAACAATGTACTGGATTTCTGCGGGTACCTAAAACCGGTCGCCCAGAAGGACGACCCGAAGGACTACGCCACTGGTCACACCGGCTCCAATGATTTCGGGCGTCTGGTGCTGGCGCCCGATGGTCGCAAGCCTGGTCGGCTCGATGCGCGCGATCCGTTTACGGGTGAGCGCAAGTGGAGCTATGAGATGGAAATCCCCGGCTTTGCTAGTGCCCTGACCACAGGCGGCGGCCTGGTGTTCAACGGCGACCCTCTGGGCACGCTGCGGGCTCTCGACGCCGACACCGGAAAGCTGCTGTGGAGTTTCAATACGGGCTCTGGAATGCGTAGCGGCATCATCAGCTACGCGATCGACGGCGAGCAGTACATCCTGGTGCCAAGTGGTTGGGGATCCTACGCCGCGATCCTGCTTCCACCGTTGTTCCCCCAACTGGCAAACATTCCAGCAGCTTCGACCCTGATCGCCTTCAAACTTCCGAAATAGGCGAGGTAAGCAACGAAGGGCGGCCGACTCCCGGCCGCCCTTCGCGCTCAACGGTCGGGGTCGTTGCCATGACGCGCGGATTCTTGATAATGGTCGTTGCCGGGATCCTCGTCAGCGAGGTGGCCTTCGCGGAAAAAGACGTTCCGAACCTCAAAGACCCGAAAATGATTGCGGCGGGCCATGATCTTTTTTTGGCCAAGCAGTGTGCCCATTGTCACGGGGCTGACGGCAGAGGCGGCGTTAATCTGACGCAGCGCGGGCTTGACCCCGAGGACATCTTCCAATCGATTGCCGATGGCCGAGAGAAGAGAGGCCTCCGTATGCCGGCCTGGCGAGATGTGCTGACCGATGAAGAGATCTGGCAAGCGACGGCGTACGTCATGTCGATCAGCCAGCAACCGAAGTAGCCGCCGGCGGACGCCCCGGACACCCGCCGAAAAATGGTGCATCCGAGCCGACCTGATCCTGTCTCTGTTGCGGTGGCCGCATGGCTCGTCATCGAGACCGATACGGTCCGCGTACACTTCGACAGCGGCCGTGCCGATCAATCCTGAGAGCGACGCGAAGTGCGACGTCCGGACGGCGGACTGAGGCTCCGGATGGCATTTCGATCAAAAACGGGTAAGATCGCATCTGCTTGTCGCTGCGGCCGGAAGCGCCGCCAGTGTAGGAGCTCATCGCTTGGCAGGTGGCGGAAGCGGCCCAACTCAGCGCGATGGCGGGCGCCCACTTGATGGGCGAGGCCAGCAGTCGACGCGATCTTCTTGGCTCGACGCTCTTGGGGATAGCAGCCGTCAAGTCTTATCGGAAGACGGTGACCTCCTCTTATGCAGAATATCGTATCGAGGCACCGATGGCGGACGCAGAGCCGTGCTGGCGGTGTTGCCCGCCTCCGAAAGCCCGCGCGCTGCCACGCTCGATCGACTCGCTCACGAATACAGCTTGAAGGATGAGCTGGACGGTACCTGGGCGGTGCGGCCGCTCGAGTTCGGGCGCAATGGCAGTCAGCACATGTTGGTGCTCGAGGATCCTGGCGGCGAGCCGCTCGATGGGCTGCTCGGCGCGCCTCTGGAGCTGGGACGCTTCTTGCGCCTCGCCATCGGCATCGCCACCGCCCTGGGTAAGGCGCACCAGCGCGGCCTGGTCCACAAGGACCTCAAGCCGGCGCATATCCTGGTGAACCGCGCGACCGGAGAAGTCAGGCTTACCGGGTTCGGCATCGCCTCGCGCCTGCTCCGCGAGCGGCAGGCGCCCGAGCCGCCCGAGACCATTGCAGGCACGCTCGCCTATATGGCCCCCGAGCAGACCGGACGCATGAACCGCTCGATCGACGCCCGCAGCGATCTCTACGCGCTCGGCGTCACGCTGTACCAGATGCTCACCGGCTCACTACCTTTCACCGCGGCCGATCCCATGGATTGGATCCACTGTCATATCGCCAGAAAGCCAGTGCCGCCAAGCGAGCGGCTGGAGAATGTTCCGGCCCCGGTCTCGGCCATCATCATGAAACTGCTCGCCAAGACCGCCGAGGAGCGATATCAGACGGCGGCTGGCGTGGCGAGTGATCTGCGGCGCTGCCTGGCCCAATGGGAAGCCCAGGATTACATCAACGACTTCCCGCTCGGCCGAAAGGACACGCCGGACCGGCTGCGGTTGCCGGAGAAGCTATACGGGCGGGCGCGCGACCTCGACACCTTACTCGGCGGCTTCGATCGCGTCATCAAGAGCGGCGCGCCGGAGCTGGTGCTAGTCTCGGGATACTCCGGGATCGGCAAGTCCTCGGTCGTCAATGAACTGCACAAGATGCTCGTTCCGCCCCGTGGGCTTTTCGCGTCGGGCAAGTTCGACCAGTACAAGCGCGACATTCCTTATGCGACGCTGGCCCAGGCTTTTCACAGCCTTGTTCGGCCTCTCCTCGGGAAGAGCGATACCGAGCTTGGCGGTTGGCGCGACGCCCTTCTGGAGACGCTGGGCCCGAACGGCCGGCTCATGACCGATCTCGTTCCCGAGCTGAAGCTCATCATCGGTGACCAGCCGCCCGTCCCTGAGCTTCCGCCGCAGGACGCGCAGCGACGTTTCCAGCTGGTGTTTCGGCGGTTTATCGGCGTGTTCGCCCGGCCGGAACATCCGCTGGCGCTCTTCCTCGACGATCTTCAATGGCTCGACGCGGCGACGCTCGACCTGCTCGAGGATCTCTTGACCCCGTCGGATCTGCAGCACTTCATGCTGATCGGCGCATATCGCGATAACGAAGTCGATGCCGCCCATCCGCTGAGGCAGAAGCTCGATGCCTTGAAGAACGCCGGCGCCAAGGTGGCGGAGATCACGCTGGCGCCGCTCGCCCAGGAGCACCTCGGGCAGCTGATCGCGGACGCGCTTCGCTGCGAGCCGGAGCGCGCGGCGTCGCTCGCGCAACTGGTGCGCGAGAAGACGGGCGGAAATCCGTTCTTCGCCATTCAGTTCGTCTCTTCGCTCGCCGAAGAGGGAATGCTCGTCTTCGACCATGATGCCGCGCGCTGGTCATGGGATCTCGATCGCATTCACGCCAAGGGTTACACCGACAACGTCGTGGACCTCATGGTCGGGAAGCTCACCCGCCTGCCGGCGGACACGCAGAATGCGTTGCGGCACCTGGCCTGCCT
This genomic window contains:
- a CDS encoding pyrroloquinoline quinone-dependent dehydrogenase — translated: MTLEEDLEPSEGAAIMNKMTMAASLGLACLLSTATVALAADPGAEDPNNWPQYHRTSNAWRYSPLDQINKDNVSKLSVAWIAQGGDITMGIQETPLAIDGVIYSITAGNRVAALDGKTGRELWSYEPKLDPLTKKVLFSPYSRGVAVGHRMVFIGTVDGRGIALDQKTGKVIWEVQLTDFTNCHGCNFTSPPVVAGDILTFGSTAGELATQGKIYGVDAKSGKKLWEFNTIKNDPKSWPGESSKYGGGGAWMPGTYDAETNTVFYGTGNPGKDFINADREGDNLYTDSVVALDPRTGQLKWHRQEIKQDVWDYDSAYEVMLYKKDGKDLIVHMNKSGYAFVLDKNDGKIENIWPLSDVKNFVKDIDKKTGELIGRLELPMNEETLVCPSTFGGRSWNAGAYNPKSGLWYNNVLDFCGYLKPVAQKDDPKDYATGHTGSNDFGRLVLAPDGRKPGRLDARDPFTGERKWSYEMEIPGFASALTTGGGLVFNGDPLGTLRALDADTGKLLWSFNTGSGMRSGIISYAIDGEQYILVPSGWGSYAAILLPPLFPQLANIPAASTLIAFKLPK
- a CDS encoding c-type cytochrome; translated protein: MTRGFLIMVVAGILVSEVAFAEKDVPNLKDPKMIAAGHDLFLAKQCAHCHGADGRGGVNLTQRGLDPEDIFQSIADGREKRGLRMPAWRDVLTDEEIWQATAYVMSISQQPK